The following coding sequences lie in one Sphingobium sp. KCTC 72723 genomic window:
- a CDS encoding tetratricopeptide repeat protein, with translation MKLFFPSFLCGLLLASGAQAQTDQSQLVRPLGAADLNANLARLAGNPRDVTALIGAGEAALALDDPRAAAGFYARADAIESGNGRIKAGLARVNLKLQNPAEALRLFDQAGRLGYPDATLLADRGLARDMTGDQAGAQRDYQAALQKTPDDAELIRRYAASLGIAGQVEASDNVMQPLFYKSDRAAWRYRAFILAMNNRQDDARKIAVQTMPAQLAAAITPYMAKMPYLTPAQKAAAVHFGHFPTQIGTSIAAVTPTAPAPGNVAPVVAAAPVVVAAAPTRPARGETMQDRRARRAEEQRLRREATRVARAQTTPATPVAAPVQTIARAPAPQPASLAATAVAPRPMVQPTPAPTPAPSPVPPATPPAQTVQPTPAPVDPVRQAMAPSGPVQGPPAPGFDSVDMPPASAPAASQPAPAQALNAITLAQSSVPASVPAPAATPPAQETAAPPPAAAPQPDPQATRTLADIIRAIDVPDAERQSSVAAVDLTEIAALQAARRAERQSAAALAADKAKKAALAKAKAEADAKAKKEAEEKKKLAANPARNWLQVGTGASKSGLSFTMKALRKKYDSLSAQDGWSASWGRTNRLLVGPFPGFARAKALEDKIKAAGGDAFAWKSDAGEVVERLGGQ, from the coding sequence GTGAAACTCTTTTTCCCGTCGTTCCTGTGTGGCTTGCTGCTGGCTTCGGGCGCGCAGGCGCAAACCGATCAGTCGCAACTGGTCCGACCGCTGGGTGCGGCGGACCTCAATGCCAATCTGGCGCGGCTGGCGGGCAATCCACGCGATGTCACCGCGCTGATCGGGGCAGGGGAAGCGGCGCTGGCGCTGGATGATCCGCGCGCTGCCGCGGGTTTCTACGCGCGTGCCGACGCGATCGAAAGCGGCAATGGCCGGATCAAGGCCGGGTTGGCGCGCGTGAACCTGAAACTGCAAAATCCGGCCGAAGCGCTGCGCCTGTTCGACCAGGCGGGCCGGCTTGGCTATCCCGACGCGACTCTGCTGGCCGATCGCGGGCTGGCGCGCGACATGACCGGGGATCAGGCCGGGGCGCAGCGCGATTATCAGGCGGCGTTGCAAAAGACGCCGGACGATGCCGAACTGATCCGTCGTTACGCCGCGTCGCTGGGTATAGCCGGTCAGGTCGAGGCATCGGACAACGTGATGCAGCCTCTATTCTACAAGAGCGACCGGGCGGCGTGGCGATATCGCGCCTTCATTCTGGCAATGAACAACCGGCAGGACGATGCGCGCAAGATTGCGGTGCAGACGATGCCCGCGCAACTGGCCGCTGCGATCACCCCCTACATGGCCAAAATGCCCTATCTGACCCCCGCGCAAAAGGCAGCGGCGGTGCATTTCGGCCATTTCCCGACGCAGATCGGCACCAGCATCGCGGCAGTCACGCCGACTGCGCCCGCGCCGGGCAATGTTGCGCCGGTCGTGGCGGCAGCCCCCGTCGTGGTGGCCGCTGCGCCGACACGCCCTGCACGCGGGGAAACGATGCAGGATCGCCGCGCCCGCCGCGCGGAAGAGCAACGCCTGCGCCGCGAAGCGACACGGGTGGCGCGGGCGCAGACGACACCCGCCACACCTGTTGCAGCGCCCGTGCAAACGATCGCCCGCGCGCCCGCGCCGCAGCCTGCATCGCTAGCGGCAACCGCAGTTGCGCCCAGGCCCATGGTTCAGCCCACGCCAGCGCCCACGCCTGCTCCTTCCCCCGTGCCGCCGGCGACGCCGCCTGCGCAAACCGTCCAGCCGACCCCAGCGCCGGTCGATCCGGTGCGTCAGGCGATGGCCCCCAGCGGCCCCGTGCAGGGACCGCCCGCGCCCGGTTTCGATTCGGTCGATATGCCGCCCGCTTCCGCCCCTGCCGCCAGCCAGCCCGCGCCCGCTCAGGCGCTCAATGCCATCACGCTGGCACAGTCATCAGTCCCGGCATCAGTCCCGGCACCCGCCGCAACGCCGCCCGCGCAGGAAACCGCCGCGCCTCCGCCTGCCGCCGCGCCGCAGCCTGATCCGCAGGCGACCCGCACTCTGGCCGACATCATTCGCGCGATCGACGTGCCGGATGCCGAACGGCAGTCGAGTGTCGCGGCGGTAGACCTGACCGAAATCGCCGCCTTGCAGGCTGCCCGCCGCGCCGAACGCCAGAGCGCGGCGGCACTGGCCGCTGATAAGGCGAAAAAGGCTGCCCTTGCCAAGGCCAAAGCGGAAGCCGATGCCAAGGCGAAGAAGGAAGCCGAGGAGAAGAAGAAACTGGCCGCCAACCCGGCGCGCAACTGGCTTCAGGTCGGCACCGGGGCCAGCAAGTCCGGCCTGTCCTTCACGATGAAGGCGCTGCGCAAGAAATATGACAGCCTTTCCGCGCAGGACGGGTGGAGCGCCAGTTGGGGGCGCACCAACCGCCTGCTGGTGGGGCCATTCCCCGGCTTCGCCCGTGCCAAGGCGTTGGAGGATAAGATCAAGGCGGCGGGCGGCGACGCCTTTGCGTGGAAAAGCGATGCGGGAGAGGTGGTCGAACGGCTGGGCGGCCAGTAA
- a CDS encoding D-alanine--D-alanine ligase, whose translation MTHGPWHVAVLMGGWSAERPVSLSSGEGVAKALESRGHTVTRIDMDRDVAARLSETKADVIFNALHGVPGEDGTVQGMMDLMGLTYTHSCLATSVIAIDKQLTKQALVPHGIPMPGGHIVTSESLFAGDPLPRPYVLKPVNEGSSVGVAIVTAEGNYGNPIGRDSVGPWQDFPELLAESYIRGRELTTAVLGDEALLVTELRPKSGFYDFDAKYTDGMTEHVCPAEIPDEITQACKALALRSHQLLGCKGASRADFRWDDEQGIAGLYLLEVNTQPGMTPLSLVPEQAAKLGIDYATLVETIVAEALGRAGGNTHG comes from the coding sequence ATGACCCACGGTCCCTGGCATGTTGCCGTCCTGATGGGCGGCTGGTCGGCGGAGCGCCCGGTGTCGCTGTCGAGCGGGGAGGGCGTTGCCAAGGCGCTGGAATCGCGCGGCCACACAGTCACGCGGATCGACATGGACCGGGACGTCGCGGCGCGCCTCTCCGAAACGAAGGCGGACGTGATCTTCAACGCGCTGCATGGCGTTCCGGGTGAAGATGGCACGGTGCAGGGGATGATGGACCTGATGGGCCTGACCTACACCCACTCCTGCCTCGCCACATCGGTCATCGCGATCGACAAGCAGTTGACCAAGCAGGCGCTGGTGCCGCACGGCATCCCCATGCCCGGCGGGCATATCGTGACAAGCGAGAGCCTGTTCGCGGGCGATCCGCTGCCGCGCCCTTATGTGTTGAAGCCGGTCAATGAAGGCAGCTCGGTCGGGGTCGCGATCGTCACGGCGGAGGGCAATTATGGCAATCCCATCGGCCGCGATAGCGTCGGCCCGTGGCAGGACTTTCCCGAACTGCTGGCCGAATCCTATATTCGCGGGCGTGAACTGACCACTGCCGTGCTGGGCGATGAAGCATTGCTGGTCACCGAATTGCGCCCCAAGAGCGGCTTTTACGATTTCGATGCCAAATATACCGACGGCATGACCGAACATGTCTGCCCCGCGGAGATACCGGACGAGATTACGCAGGCGTGCAAGGCGCTGGCGCTGCGGTCGCACCAGTTGCTGGGTTGCAAAGGCGCGTCGCGGGCCGATTTCCGCTGGGACGACGAACAGGGGATCGCGGGGCTATATCTGCTGGAGGTCAATACCCAGCCGGGCATGACGCCGCTCAGTCTGGTTCCCGAACAGGCGGCAAAGCTCGGCATTGACTATGCCACGCTGGTAGAGACTATTGTCGCAGAAGCGCTGGGCCGCGCCGGAGGAAACACGCATGGCTGA
- the ftsA gene encoding cell division protein FtsA: protein MAQPKVEKLITAIDIGSWKVSALIAGRTDTGELAILGTGQRESRGVRRGFIADMERTELAVRETVEQAERVAGTNIEDVWVSFSGGSLVSDVVTVERDMGGYRIEQPDIDDLLTTGQQGIDPDGRVVLHAQPTCFTINGKVPVKKPLGMHADLLGVDIHVVLADGAPLANLDLCVRGAYLNVNSIVASPIATGLACLSEEERDLGVALVEMGAGVTNVSLYAGGMLVGLHSIPIGASDITDDIASAFGIRRSQAERIKCFYGSAMQNPRDFREMIEIAPPHGDVAVAGQAAGPSAEGGKITRAALVGVICERLNMVMSEVSAALAGMGFNTPTGRQVVLTGGGAEMKGIADYAQGALGRAVRIGRPRGLSAMPEAHSGPAFATLAGLALYGASNPVDLRTMAPAPQTVHRLGTPLWWQRMMRAMKTNY from the coding sequence ATGGCGCAGCCCAAGGTCGAAAAACTGATTACGGCGATCGACATCGGATCGTGGAAAGTGTCCGCGTTGATCGCGGGCCGGACCGACACGGGCGAACTGGCTATCCTTGGCACTGGCCAGCGGGAGAGCCGGGGGGTGCGTCGCGGCTTCATCGCCGACATGGAGCGCACCGAACTGGCCGTGCGCGAAACCGTGGAGCAGGCCGAACGGGTTGCCGGCACCAATATCGAGGATGTGTGGGTCAGCTTTTCGGGCGGCAGCCTGGTCAGCGATGTCGTGACGGTCGAGCGCGACATGGGCGGGTATCGCATCGAACAGCCCGATATCGACGATCTGCTGACCACCGGACAGCAGGGGATCGACCCAGATGGCCGGGTGGTGCTGCACGCGCAGCCGACCTGCTTCACCATCAATGGCAAGGTGCCGGTCAAGAAGCCGCTGGGGATGCACGCCGATTTGCTGGGCGTGGACATTCATGTCGTGCTGGCAGATGGCGCGCCGCTCGCCAATCTCGACCTGTGCGTGCGCGGCGCCTATCTCAACGTCAACTCCATCGTTGCTTCGCCAATCGCCACGGGCCTTGCCTGCCTGTCGGAAGAGGAGCGCGATCTGGGCGTGGCGCTGGTGGAAATGGGAGCGGGGGTGACCAATGTGTCGCTCTATGCCGGTGGGATGCTGGTGGGGCTGCATTCGATTCCCATCGGCGCGTCGGACATTACCGATGATATTGCGTCGGCTTTCGGTATTCGACGCAGCCAGGCGGAACGGATCAAATGCTTCTATGGCTCGGCGATGCAAAATCCCCGTGATTTCCGCGAGATGATCGAGATAGCGCCGCCCCATGGCGATGTCGCGGTGGCGGGTCAGGCGGCAGGGCCAAGCGCGGAAGGCGGCAAGATTACCCGCGCCGCGCTGGTCGGGGTCATTTGCGAACGGCTTAACATGGTGATGAGCGAAGTCAGCGCGGCGCTGGCGGGCATGGGGTTCAACACGCCGACCGGGCGGCAGGTCGTGCTGACGGGCGGCGGCGCGGAAATGAAGGGCATTGCCGACTATGCGCAGGGCGCGCTGGGCCGTGCGGTGCGGATCGGGCGACCAAGGGGCTTGTCCGCCATGCCCGAAGCGCATAGTGGCCCCGCCTTCGCTACTTTGGCGGGTCTGGCGCTTTACGGTGCTTCCAACCCGGTTGATCTCCGCACGATGGCGCCTGCGCCGCAAACGGTGCATCGTCTTGGCACGCCGCTATGGTGGCAAAGGATGATGCGGGCGATGAAGACCAATTATTGA
- the ftsZ gene encoding cell division protein FtsZ — protein sequence MSIEISPPHVDELKPRIAVIGVGGAGGNAIANMIAAHVEGVDFIVANTDAQALNASPAERRIQLGPQITEGLGAGSRPEIGKAAAEETIAMVEAALEGAHMCFIAAGMGGGTGTGAAPVIAKAARDKGILTVGVVTKPFTFEGNRRMKSAESGIDELQKHVDTLIVIPNQNLFLIANPNTTFKEAFQMADEVLQQGVRGITDLMVMPGLINLDFADVRSVMGEMGKAMMGTGEAEGDGRALQAAEKAIANPLLDGVSMRGAKGVIVSIVGGEDMRLMEVDEAANHIRELVDPDANIIWGSAFNDNLNGKIRVSVVATGIDSEIGQNAAPMTQPFSFASRPAVSVPQGAAARAAAPAPQPEALELDVPEAPAPAPLSAPVEAQAPAPFAAPRPAAVFSDDGADEDELVLGAESAQPEPAAPVPPAPRVASGGTLFERMAGLTRGAEKTPGAAEEGTSGLDIPRFLNRQNNQ from the coding sequence ATGAGCATTGAGATCAGCCCGCCCCATGTGGACGAACTGAAGCCGCGTATCGCGGTCATCGGCGTCGGCGGCGCGGGCGGCAATGCCATCGCAAACATGATCGCCGCGCATGTCGAGGGCGTGGACTTCATCGTGGCGAACACGGATGCGCAGGCGCTCAACGCATCGCCCGCCGAACGCCGTATCCAGCTCGGCCCGCAGATCACCGAAGGCCTGGGCGCAGGATCGCGGCCAGAAATCGGCAAGGCAGCGGCGGAAGAAACCATCGCCATGGTCGAAGCGGCGCTGGAAGGCGCGCATATGTGCTTCATCGCCGCTGGCATGGGCGGCGGCACCGGCACCGGCGCTGCGCCCGTCATTGCCAAGGCTGCGCGCGACAAGGGCATATTGACCGTCGGCGTCGTGACCAAGCCCTTCACCTTCGAAGGCAATCGCCGCATGAAGTCGGCGGAAAGCGGCATCGATGAACTGCAAAAGCATGTCGATACGCTGATCGTCATTCCCAACCAGAATCTGTTCCTTATCGCCAACCCGAACACGACCTTCAAGGAAGCGTTCCAGATGGCCGACGAAGTGTTGCAGCAGGGCGTGCGCGGCATTACCGACCTCATGGTCATGCCCGGCCTCATCAACCTCGATTTTGCCGACGTGCGTTCGGTGATGGGCGAAATGGGTAAGGCAATGATGGGCACCGGCGAAGCGGAAGGCGACGGCCGCGCGCTTCAGGCAGCGGAAAAGGCGATCGCCAACCCGCTGCTGGACGGCGTGTCGATGCGCGGCGCGAAGGGCGTGATCGTTTCCATCGTCGGTGGCGAGGATATGCGCCTGATGGAAGTCGACGAAGCCGCCAACCATATCCGCGAACTGGTGGACCCGGACGCGAACATCATCTGGGGCAGCGCGTTCAACGATAATCTGAACGGCAAGATTCGCGTATCGGTGGTCGCCACTGGCATCGACAGCGAAATCGGCCAGAATGCTGCACCGATGACTCAGCCGTTCAGCTTCGCCAGCCGCCCGGCCGTGTCCGTGCCGCAAGGTGCAGCGGCTCGTGCCGCTGCCCCTGCGCCCCAGCCCGAAGCGCTGGAACTGGATGTGCCTGAAGCGCCTGCACCAGCCCCGCTCAGCGCGCCGGTGGAAGCACAGGCGCCCGCGCCTTTCGCCGCCCCACGCCCCGCCGCTGTATTTTCCGATGACGGCGCGGATGAGGATGAACTGGTTCTGGGTGCGGAAAGCGCGCAGCCTGAGCCTGCCGCACCTGTTCCACCTGCACCCCGTGTCGCATCGGGCGGGACATTGTTCGAACGGATGGCGGGCCTGACCCGTGGCGCGGAAAAGACGCCGGGCGCTGCCGAAGAAGGTACGTCGGGCCTCGACATTCCGCGCTTCCTCAACCGTCAGAATAATCAGTAA
- a CDS encoding deoxyguanosinetriphosphate triphosphohydrolase: MTILASYASHPAASRGRLHPEPGGEVRGPRDMFQRDRDRIIHSIAFRRLRHKTQVFVSPDGDHFRVRLTHSLEVAQIGRTTARTLGLNEDLTEALCLAHDIGHPPFGHAGEDALEAAMEAHGGFDHNAHTLRTLMLLESPYPRFRGLNLSWEMLEGLAKHNGPVANPGWAMRELDAMMPLDLTSHASLEAQLAAIADDIAYDNHDIDDGLRAGLLTLDQLLEVPFVARCWDRVRARYPDVAADKLLRELVREQIGVMANDLIASTRDNIAQSGVETVEDVRALGRTLVAFSPELAAQERDLKRFMYATLYHHPEQLAAADRARVIVTDLFAAYQADPSRMPGEWRDDCGAQEPARSRHIADFIAGMTDRYAEKRHAEIFGSDALAALSAD; this comes from the coding sequence ATGACGATCCTTGCCTCCTATGCCAGCCACCCCGCCGCCAGCCGGGGCCGCCTCCACCCCGAACCGGGCGGGGAAGTGCGCGGCCCGCGCGACATGTTCCAGCGCGACCGGGACCGGATCATCCATTCGATCGCGTTTCGTCGCTTGCGCCACAAGACGCAGGTGTTCGTGTCGCCCGATGGCGATCATTTCCGCGTCCGCCTGACCCACAGTCTGGAAGTCGCGCAGATCGGCCGCACCACCGCGCGCACGCTGGGCCTGAACGAGGATCTGACTGAGGCGTTGTGTCTGGCGCACGACATCGGCCATCCGCCGTTCGGCCATGCAGGCGAAGATGCGCTGGAAGCGGCAATGGAGGCGCATGGCGGGTTCGATCATAACGCCCATACGCTGCGCACGCTGATGCTGCTGGAAAGCCCCTATCCGCGTTTTCGGGGGCTGAACCTTAGCTGGGAAATGCTCGAAGGGCTGGCCAAGCATAATGGGCCGGTTGCCAACCCCGGTTGGGCGATGCGCGAACTGGACGCGATGATGCCGCTTGATCTGACCAGCCATGCCTCGCTGGAGGCGCAACTGGCCGCGATTGCCGACGACATCGCCTATGACAATCATGACATTGACGATGGCCTGCGCGCCGGGTTGCTGACGCTGGACCAGTTGCTAGAGGTGCCGTTCGTGGCGCGATGCTGGGACCGGGTGCGGGCGCGCTATCCCGATGTCGCGGCGGACAAATTGCTGCGCGAACTGGTGCGCGAACAGATTGGCGTGATGGCCAATGACCTGATCGCATCGACCCGCGACAATATCGCACAATCGGGCGTCGAAACGGTGGAGGATGTGCGCGCTCTCGGCCGCACGCTGGTCGCCTTCTCGCCCGAACTGGCGGCGCAGGAGCGCGACCTCAAGCGCTTCATGTATGCCACGCTTTATCATCATCCCGAACAGTTGGCAGCGGCCGACCGGGCGCGGGTGATCGTCACCGACCTGTTCGCCGCCTATCAGGCCGATCCGTCGCGGATGCCCGGCGAATGGCGCGACGATTGCGGGGCGCAGGAACCCGCGCGCAGCCGCCACATCGCCGACTTCATCGCCGGCATGACCGACCGCTACGCCGAAAAGCGCCATGCGGAAATATTTGGGTCAGATGCGCTCGCGGCGCTTTCCGCCGATTGA
- a CDS encoding cell division protein FtsQ/DivIB, with protein sequence MAEARIRRGGTARLSSAKGRATKGGRGRALKRQSALDRFFEALPISEATLQRLASWAIVGIFGAVLIALAMIFGLPAMAQKQAAELAARAGFEVDKVEVRGVERMDELAVYNIALGQVDRSMLSLDLPKVRAEMLNLGWVKDARISRRLPDTLVVDIVERDPVAVWQHGGQLHLIDVAGVVLQPVSASAMPDLPLVVGPFANRQTAGLNRLMENAPALKPMLAGATWVGNRRWDLRFQSGETLSLPEGDKISAAALVNFARMDGVNRLLGRGIVKFDMRDPDRFVLRLPQGKVDEKPMDSGDASVGAKPVAGEG encoded by the coding sequence ATGGCTGAAGCACGGATCAGGCGCGGCGGCACGGCACGGCTGAGCAGCGCAAAGGGCAGGGCGACGAAAGGCGGGCGTGGCCGCGCGCTCAAGCGCCAGTCCGCGCTCGACCGCTTTTTCGAGGCGCTGCCGATCAGCGAAGCGACGCTGCAACGGCTGGCCAGCTGGGCGATCGTCGGCATTTTCGGCGCAGTCCTCATTGCCCTTGCCATGATTTTCGGCCTGCCCGCCATGGCGCAGAAGCAGGCGGCGGAACTGGCCGCGCGTGCGGGCTTCGAAGTCGACAAGGTCGAAGTGCGCGGCGTCGAGCGAATGGATGAACTGGCGGTCTATAATATTGCGCTGGGGCAGGTGGATCGCTCCATGCTCTCGCTCGACCTGCCAAAGGTGCGGGCCGAAATGCTGAACCTTGGCTGGGTGAAGGATGCGCGAATTTCGCGCCGCCTGCCCGACACGCTGGTGGTCGACATCGTGGAGCGTGATCCGGTCGCGGTGTGGCAGCATGGCGGGCAATTGCATCTGATCGACGTGGCGGGCGTGGTGCTGCAACCCGTTTCGGCCAGCGCAATGCCGGACCTGCCGCTGGTGGTCGGTCCCTTTGCCAACCGGCAGACGGCGGGGCTGAACCGGTTGATGGAAAATGCCCCGGCTTTGAAGCCGATGCTGGCGGGTGCGACCTGGGTCGGCAATCGCCGCTGGGACTTGCGTTTCCAGTCGGGCGAGACACTCTCGCTGCCCGAAGGAGACAAGATTTCCGCTGCCGCGCTGGTCAATTTTGCGCGGATGGACGGGGTGAACCGGCTGCTGGGCCGGGGTATCGTGAAATTCGACATGCGCGATCCCGACCGCTTCGTCCTGCGCCTGCCGCAGGGCAAGGTCGATGAAAAGCCGATGGATAGTGGCGACGCATCCGTTGGCGCCAAACCCGTCGCCGGGGAAGGCTGA
- the murB gene encoding UDP-N-acetylmuramate dehydrogenase, translated as MALPPVRGTLKADASLAPLVWFKAGGAAQWLFEPKDADDLSDFLAMLDPAVPVMALGLGSNLIVRDGGVPGVVVRLGKPFATVERLDETTLVCGGGASGILVSSTARDAGIAGLEFLRSIPGTVGGFVRMNGGAYGRETRDILVSCEVVLRSGEQVTLLKRDLAYTYRHSNLTDGAVVVSATFFGKPGEPAAIQAEMDRIATAREESQPLRSKTGGSTFKNPDGHKAWQLVDEADCRGLQLGGAQVSEKHTNFLLNTGDATSSDIEALGEEVRRRVKDKSGVELEWEIQRVGVSK; from the coding sequence ATGGCCCTGCCACCCGTGCGCGGCACGTTGAAGGCGGATGCGTCGCTGGCCCCGCTCGTCTGGTTCAAGGCGGGCGGCGCGGCGCAATGGCTGTTCGAGCCGAAGGATGCGGACGATCTGTCCGACTTCCTTGCGATGCTTGACCCGGCGGTTCCAGTGATGGCGCTGGGGCTGGGATCCAACCTGATCGTGCGCGATGGCGGCGTGCCGGGCGTGGTGGTGCGGCTGGGCAAGCCCTTTGCGACGGTCGAGAGGCTGGACGAGACGACTTTGGTTTGCGGCGGCGGGGCTTCGGGCATTCTCGTGTCATCGACCGCGCGGGATGCGGGGATTGCGGGGCTGGAATTTCTCCGCTCCATTCCCGGCACGGTCGGCGGGTTCGTGCGGATGAACGGCGGCGCTTATGGGCGGGAGACGCGCGACATTCTCGTTTCATGCGAAGTCGTGCTGCGGTCGGGCGAGCAGGTGACATTGTTGAAACGCGACCTGGCCTACACCTATCGCCATTCCAACCTGACCGACGGCGCAGTGGTGGTCAGCGCGACATTTTTTGGGAAACCGGGCGAACCGGCTGCCATTCAGGCGGAAATGGACCGCATCGCCACCGCGCGCGAGGAAAGCCAGCCGCTGCGCAGCAAGACGGGCGGTTCGACCTTCAAGAACCCGGACGGGCATAAGGCGTGGCAGCTTGTGGACGAAGCGGACTGTCGCGGGTTGCAACTGGGCGGCGCGCAGGTGAGCGAAAAGCACACCAACTTCCTGCTCAACACCGGCGATGCGACCAGTAGCGACATCGAAGCGCTGGGCGAAGAAGTGCGGCGGCGAGTGAAGGACAAGAGTGGCGTGGAGCTGGAATGGGAAATTCAGCGGGTTGGGGTGAGCAAGTGA